ACCTGCCCGGCGAGCGCATCGGGAATGTCGTCGGCCTTCTCGGAATATGTGTCACCGGTCGGTCCGGAGGCCTTCGTATAATCCGCGACGGGTTGACAGTAGAGTTCTTCGCGAGAGCCGGGCTGCTGAGCGACGGCGGATCCCGCGATGAAACTGATTATGATCAGAGCGACGACGGTACGCATGATGTCCCCCTCGATGCGTGATGAAACGACTCCGTGCATTCAATACGATAGCATATCGGTGAATCACGGGACAAGTCGTCCACTGTCGCATCGACGAGATCAGTTAACGATCTCGTAGCACACCACTTCCATCACCGCCGCCTCCCCGTCGTCCCCCGCGCTGAGCCGGCTGCCGCGGCCCCACTGCGTCGCGAAGGCATCGGCGAATCCCCGCACCACCAGCGCGCGGTCCGCGCCGCCGAAGAACGCCGCGTCGTAGCGCCCGTCGCCAGGGCACTGCAGCTCCACTTGCTGGACGAACACGCCGTCCCGGTCGAAGACGTCGAAGGTGCAGAGCACGCCCTCGGGCTGCTCGCGCACGCCGTTGACACCCGCCACCGCCCTGCTAGAGACCACGGCATACCTGCGCCCCAACGGAGGACATCCATGCGCATCCCGATCTTCGCCATCGTTCTGCTCGCCCTGGCGTCAGCCGGCCTCGTCGGCTGCAGTTCCGACGAGACGCCCTGCCCGGACGGCCCTGTCTTCACGCACCACGTCATCGACCCGGATTCGGTCGCCAACTTCGATCCCCTGGGCAACCTGAACCCGCCGGGCCACGTCTTCCCGTCCGACCACGGCGGATACTACATCGCCGCGCAGCCGGGGAGCAAGACGACCTACAACGTATGGATCTTCGCGCCCGGCGACATGAGGATCCGCACCTGGCGCTGGTCGAATCGCACATCTGGCCGTCGCGGCACGCCTTCTCGGTGGGCACCTCGATGCCGGCCGTCGGCAGCGGCGTCTACCTGTTCGTCCCGCAGGACGACGGCGTCTACAACCGCCTCTTCGCGGACGTCACGTCCGATGGGACGATGTGCGGGTACATCCCCGAATGGCCGATCGGGACCTTCTTCATCACGTTGCCGGACGCGAACACGCTCTGGATCCAGATCCTGGACGGCGAACACCCGGACCCGGCGGACCGGGTGTTCACCGACGACAAGGTGGTCTTCAAGCGCTAGCGCTTGAGCCGGTCGCGGAACTTCTCGCGGAACTTGTCCAGCTTGGGCGAGATGACCACCCGGCAGTAGGGCTGGTTCTTGTTGTTGCGATAGTAGTCCTGGTGACCCTCGTCGGCGCGGATGAAGGCGTCGAAAGGCGTCACCTGGGTGACGATGGGATCGTCGAAGACGTCCGCCGCGGTCAGGTCGGCGATCAGTCTCGCGGCGGCCGCGCGCTGCGCGTCGTCGTGGAAGAAGATCGCGGAGCGGTACTGCTCGCCGGCGTCAGCGCCCTGCCGGTTGAGGGTGGTCGGGTCGTGGACCGAGAAGAAGACCGTCAGCAGCTCCTCGTACGAGAGCCGGGCCGGGTCGTAGGCGATCTGCACCACCTCGGCGTGGCCGGTCCCGCCGGCGCAGACCTGCTCGTAGGTGACGTTGCCCTTGCCGCCGCCCGCGAAGCCCGAGTCCACCTTCACGACGCCCTCCAGCTCCTCGAAGACCGCTTCCAGGCACCAGTAGCAGCCGCCGGCCAGGGTGGCCTTCTGCGTGTCGTTCGTCGCGGCCATCGTTCCTCCCGCGCCGGCGAGCGACAGCGCCAGCGTCATGATGATGATCCTCATGTCGTTTCCACTCCTTCCATCCCCGCCGGGGGATGCGTTGGCATCACACGAAACACGCAATGAAACGATTCGGCAAACCGGGGCCGGCTCCTCAGATGATGCGTGCACCCATGAGGGGATCGATTACAAGCCGATGGGATCCGACATGAGCGGCCCGACGCATCACGCCGTGAATTTCGATGCAACCTCTTGACGAGCCGGCCGTAAACTGATACTGTACTAGTACAAGTGATACAGAGAGGGAAGAACCCATGGCCTCGTCAGGATCACCCGCACATGGGCTGCTCGCCGTCGATCTGGAGGGCGAGACACCCATCTACCGGCAGATCATCAACGGCATCCGCCGTCAGGTCGCCGACGGCCTGCTCCCGCCCGGCGCGGCCCTGCCCTCGGTCCGCCAGCTGGCGACCGACCTGGAAATCAATCCGAACACGGTCAGCAAGTCGTATCTGCTGCTCGAACGGGACGGGATCCTCGTCAGCCGCAGTCGGACGGGCCACTACGTGGCCGAAGCGGGCCGGGACCACGCCCGGGCCGGCGACCGGACGCGGCTGGACGAGGCCGTGAACGACTTCCTCGCTGCCGGACACGAGCTGGGCCTGTCCGACGAGTTCCTGTTGCACGCCCTGGCGGCCCGCGTCGCCGACCACCCCGAAATCGACGACGCCGGAGGTGCATAGAATGACGTCACTCGGCGAATACGCATCCCTGTTCCTGGCGTCAGCAGATACGACCGCGATGAGGCTCGCCAGCCTCACGGTGCTCGTCGTGGTGCAGATCGTGGCGTTCCAGTTCCTGATGATCCGCATGTCGCGCATCCTGCCCCGTCAGTTCCTGGGGTCGGACACGGGCCCGGAATCCGTGGCGCCGGTGGTGGCCCGCTATCACCGGGGTCTGGGTAACGGGCGGCGCATACTCGGCGCCCTGTTGATCGTCACCGCTCTCGCGATCGTCACCGTCGCGCCCTTCGGCCAGCCGGGTCATCGCAAGCTGGGCCTGATGGTCGTCTCGCTGCTCTCGACGGGCGTCATGCTGGGCGGGTACGTGCGCGACACGCGCCGCATACTCATGCTGCGCCGGCTGCTGGAGCCGACGACAACGAGCACCGCCAGCCTCGAACGCCGCACGCTCTCCTCCTTCTACCCGCAGCGACTGGAGATCCTGCCCCTGCTGATCTTCGCGCTCACGTCCGCCC
This bacterium DNA region includes the following protein-coding sequences:
- the msrA gene encoding peptide-methionine (S)-S-oxide reductase MsrA gives rise to the protein MRIIIMTLALSLAGAGGTMAATNDTQKATLAGGCYWCLEAVFEELEGVVKVDSGFAGGGKGNVTYEQVCAGGTGHAEVVQIAYDPARLSYEELLTVFFSVHDPTTLNRQGADAGEQYRSAIFFHDDAQRAAAARLIADLTAADVFDDPIVTQVTPFDAFIRADEGHQDYYRNNKNQPYCRVVISPKLDKFREKFRDRLKR
- a CDS encoding GntR family transcriptional regulator, which translates into the protein MASSGSPAHGLLAVDLEGETPIYRQIINGIRRQVADGLLPPGAALPSVRQLATDLEINPNTVSKSYLLLERDGILVSRSRTGHYVAEAGRDHARAGDRTRLDEAVNDFLAAGHELGLSDEFLLHALAARVADHPEIDDAGGA